Within Felis catus isolate Fca126 chromosome A1, F.catus_Fca126_mat1.0, whole genome shotgun sequence, the genomic segment TCAGAAGTTGCTTACCATGGACCCAATTAAGCGAATTACCTCAGAACAGGCTATGCAGGATCCCTACTTCTTAGAAGATCCGCTTCCTACATCAGAGTAAGTGACCCATCTATTAATTCACCAGCACGATGGAATTTTTTGGAGCGTGCTTTATTTTAGCTACCAACTCCAAGTTGCCACTCCTGTGACGGGAGGACCTGAGGAAATCCCCACAATAAGCCAGAAATGAGCTCTGGTGACCGAGGTGTCATTTAGGCATCTCTGGCCGTGTCTCGCTTTGCGAGACGTTGCCGGCTCTAGTTTCAGGCGCACTCCCGTTTCTTGGTGGCGGGTCGCGTGTGGGTGCTGCCACTCCCTCAGACTCCCCGAGGCCGCTCACCGctgcactcacactctgtgttcCCAACTGCAGATCTCGTTCCCTAAGAGCAGTGACGTTGCAGCTGGCCTCTACGTTTCGGGTTTAGTAATAAAGAGTAAGCCTGGGCCAGAAGGAAGTTGAGTCATATTCGATGATCGATTATTTTTATACAGTTCTGAAAAGCCCTCCCACGGCCTGCTGTAATGTCACGGGTTAGAAGAGTCATCTCTTCACAGCCGCAGGAAGGGTGCTGGTTTTACAAATACGGAGGCAAAGTCCaccttaaaagattaaaatgaagGATCTGAAATATCGATTAGCATACTGGACatcatttctcctttttgtttttttgtgatcAGCGTTTTTGCCGGTTGTCAGATCCCTTACCCCAAACGAGAATTTTTGACAGAAGAAGAACCTgatgacaaaggagacaaagtAAGTATTAAAGTACATTTCCTGCCTCTCGTTGTGGCCAGTGCGACCGTGAAGATAATTTTGCTTGTATTTGGTTCTCCTTCTGAgttgaactttatttttctgtttaaccaattgagaagaaccagcagcagcagcagggcaATAACCATACTAATGGAACCGGTCACCCAGGGAATCAAGACAGCAGTCACACACAGGGACCCCCGTTGAAAAAAGTGAGAGTTGTCCCTCCGACCACTACCTCAGGTGGACTAATCATGACCTCAGACTATCAGGTATTTctagtgtgttttgttttggcttgccATATCCATACTTGTATATGGGTTTGTGACCTTTGGGAAATGCagtataattaagaaaaatgctGACTTTTGCGTACCTGGGGAAATGACACTGACACGAGTGTCACTGGCATGGAGAAACACTGACTGATACAGTAGAGGGAGCTGGCTTTTGAACCAGACAGGCCTAGAATGATCGAACTTAAACTACGCCATTGAtcaactctgtgaccttggacagacAGTGTGACATTTCCCGGCTttagtttttcatctgtaaaatgagggtagcCAAGTCTAACTGGTAGCTGTTGTAAGAGTAGACGTGATAAATCCTAGCGCCTTAACTTGTAGCAGCAGCTCAGTCAGTGCTGTCTGTTGTTTTGAGACAGCCGTAAACCGATAACGATTAAGCACACAGGCTTTCAAATCCCAGCCCAGCCACTGACTTCGGGTAACCTTGAGTAAGTCATTCAGATGttcccagttttctcatttgcagaAATGGACAATGGCAAGTGTCAAGTTGTAACAACGATTTAACGAAAGAACGTATGCTGAGGCACAGTGGCTGGCCTGCCTTGAGTCCTTAACGGATGTTACCACTCTTACCGTCTTCATCATCATTCCTGCCATCAGAAGTCTTAGTAGCATTCGTAGcacccaagtttatttatttattttgagagagagaacgtgagctggggagaggcagagagagagagagagggaaagagagagagtcccaggcaggctccgagcgtttggcacagagcccgactcggggcttgaactcaggaacctgagccgagatcaagagtcagacgcttcaccgctGAGCCTCACAGGCGCCCCCTTAGTAAGCGCTTCTtaagtggtggtggtgatgctggTGGTGACTGTAATGATAAGAGCTTGTTGGGTACTTACTCTGCTAGCTTTTATactaagcatgaaacctacattATTTCATCATTATCTCAGAAAACTGATGCTTTCACGTGTTCCCCTGCCGAGCCGGGGGCAGACCCAGGACACAGACTCAGATCTGACTGCCAAGGCTGCCTGCTCGTGGATCCTGTCGAGTGACATTGTCAGTTCCTTTGCAGAAAGACCTGCTTTGAAAATCATATTCCACCTCCTTGCTCATTCTGATCATATTGCCAACTCAGCCGGGTTTCAGTGTGGAGAGGACACTGAAAGCTTGCCCAGTGAGAGTTACTTACCtaccaaaagagaaaaggagatctTACTGAACTGGTGAGCTTCCCAGAGCTGCCACTACGGTTCAGGAATAAGATCTTCACTCTTCGCTTTGGTTGAGGAGGGGGCCAGTCCACCGAACCGTGGAAATTCTTGAGACTCTGCCGGGGTAGCAGCTCTCTTCCAAGAACAAAACAGGGACGTCAAGGGCAGACATCTCTGAGGGTCGATGTTTGTTCAgacatctctctctccctatctggaTGGAAAGAGTGCATCCTTCTTGGCCCAAGAGTGTGTTTGCACACTAAGGCATCCTTAGAATGAAGCGGAGCAGTGCTTGGACCTTTGCTACTGAAACCAAGAAAATGCTGCTGcacttctttgtttcttggtGTTCTCATTGTGGTTGGTTTTTGTAGTGACTTCGATTTCACGTGTCccctcttttaaaattctattttgccAGGGTAGGCAGAATTTCGGATTGTATGATTTATTAAATACGCTTTGAAAGAGGAAAGTAGTAAGTTACGGCTAATCAGTTATCACATTTGTCTTGGGAGCTAATAATACGAGACAGAGAGGTGCAggaatgggaataataatataacaGGTCAAAATCAGAGGTCTCTAAACTCTATCACTGTTCTTTCCCTTTGTGCTCTTTTTAGAATTGAGAATACCATTCTTGTTACGTTTCTATAATTACGAACTTTTTGTATATACCTTGTAGCAGAAGATAAGAGTCATTAAAgggcataaaaatattaaatgccaaAGAGAATTATTCCGTGGTACCTTTTCTTgccctgttcatttttttttctatttttcagtcaCAAGCATGTTGAGAGGTTTCTACCGAAGAAACTAGCATGTAAATTAGCTTTGAATTTCTTAGTGTGTCCATCACTAAGTTCATTTATAAACAACTCGAGCAAATTAATTATTACTTTTCAAGTAGGTACAAAACGGCTTAAAGAGGGAGGTTACTGCTCTAGAGAAACAACGAACTGCACAGCATTGTAATGAGACTCAGCCTGATATTGTTTGCTGGCAATACTCTGACCTCCACGAAGAAAAGCTGATATTAAAAGATTGGGGGTTTTCATCATGTTCCGTCTAGAGCTAGTATATGGCACAAGACTTTGAAATTCTTACTGCCTTGAAATCAGTGACATTTTAAACACACATAAGCCTTGCTGGCTCGGGATGGAGCCGACTCTTAGAGACGTCTGACTCACATGTCTCCCTCGTTCTCCATTTTCCAGCGTTCCAATCCACATGCTGCCTATCCCAACCCTGGACCAAGCACATCACAGCCACAGAGCAGCATGGGATACTCAGCTACCTCCCAGCAGCCTCCACAGTACTCACACCAGACACACCGGTACTGAGCTGCGCTGGAATGTTGTCCGTGCACCGTTGCTAGCGCTGTGGACTGACGGTGCAGCTCCCTGCGGGAACCCGGCATGGGCCACGGGAGTGTACTGTGCGCTCACATCCTCAGACTGTCCAGTAGCCAAGTTCCACCACTTTTCACAGACCGGGGTAGTGGCTTCCAAGTTGTACCTGTTCCGGAGTTAGACTTGAAAGAAAGTGCTAGCACAGTTTGTGTTGTGGATTTGCTACTTCCATAGTTTACTTGACATGGTTCAGACTGACCAATGCATTGTTTTCAGTGACAGTCTGTAGCAGTTGAAGCTGTGAAATGTGCTAGGGCGAGCATTTGTCGTTGTATGTGGTGAGTTCTTTCAGTGTAACAGCGTTCTCTGACcaatagtacacacacacacaagtttaaCTGGTACTTGAAACATACGGCGTATGTTAACTCAACAAAATCACCAAGACGCAAAGTGAGATTATTTTGGTACACCTTTCATTTTAGTGTCTTATCAGTGGGTTGATTCATTTTTCTACATTAATCAGTGTTTTTTGACCAAGACTattgcttgggttttttttgaaagTACAGAAGCCACATAGTTTTTCCAGAAAGGTTTCAAAACTCCCAAAGATTAATTTCCAACTTATAAGTtcgtttttattttcaatctatgACTTGACTGGTATTAAAGCTGCTATTTGATAGTAATTAAATATGTTGTCATTGATATAAACCTGTTTGGTTCAGCAAACAAACTGAAATGATTGTCATagacagtgttttatttttcctgttggtGTTGCTGATTAGTGAGCATGCTTTAAGATGAAAAAAGCATGAATGATAACTTCCTCTGAAAGGTGCGGCATCCGATTCAGATATCCTGTCCCGATTTTAAAGCTGGTTGGTGTAGTGctattaaaattttgttcagttaattttcctttttaaaactcgTTCGCACGTTGTTTAGGGTGCCCTTACTTCAGCAAAGGAGAAGGAGTAGGAGAGCCTTAggatttttgaggaaaaaaaaaaaaaaaacctataacaTACAATGTACTGTATCAAACTATTTTACATGAATGACACAAgtattctgaattaaaaaaaaattgaacattgTTAAAAACAAGGTGTTatgtaataaatttatttttcataaatcaaAATATGGAGTCagctgtatttttatatacacaaaggtgttttattttaaaatgtgccttAACAAGTGGCCTGTAAATAAATCTCTGTGATTGTTTTCATTAATAATGTCTATATATTCTACCTCTGTAGTGGAGTAATGACTTAGGATGTATATACGGGTTCTTTCCTCTGCTGCACTTCGTACTATGATAGATGTGGAGTAGACACCTTTCTAATCGAAAGAATTATGATGAGCTTTCCATTTCTAGAATAAGGCGTAATTCTGTCTTATGCTGAGAACAATTTGTTTTATCCCAAAtagttctttttcctccctcctttcgcacaaaacccagaagatttaaaaagctgacataatttttttcctaaaaattcaACTCATTCGGATAAAAACATTCGAAGAACTAAGGAATTCCCAATCCTGCTAGGCCGGATCAGAGCAGTGAGGATAATTTAGGAGCTAGACCTGTGTTGCCACATGACGTCTTGCCGCCCCGGCTCGTCCGCACAGCGCGGGGATCTGATCACGGagctccctccccagggccctcAGGAGCTGCCCTCTGACCACAGACTGAGTCAGTCTGACTTCTGTCAGTACCCTAACCCGCCTTCCTATTTCCCTTCACTCGAATTGCCTTCTGTTTTTCCTCCCTGCCTTTGATGCAGTGGCTTCCAACCTCAGTGGGCGTGAAAATGATCTAcagtttgttttctctgggtCTAGTCCCAGAGGTTGGTTCAGGGGCGCAGGGAGGACACggaatcttcatttttaaccAGCTCCTCAGTTGGTTCGGATGTGGTTGTCTGAGGAACACAGGAGAACACCTCCAAGCTGGTCTAAAGATTTGAGCAAACGGCAGTTCAGAGACTTGGAGAGAGGGCCACCGAGGCGACAACCCGCCTCCTGCatgaatttcaaaaaatagaaccCTGGGGCACCAGGGctgctcagtctgttaggcatctcttgattttcggctcaggtcatgatcccagggtcgtgggatccggCCTCCCACCCTGGTTCCacgctgagcgtggagactgcttaggattctgtctctctctctctctctctctctctttctgtctccccccccccccgtctttcaaataaaaaataaattttttttcaaaaaagtaaaacccATTATGGCAAGTTCCACTGGAAGTGTTGGAAACGCCTAGGGCTCAgttctcagatttttaaatttagcaaCCCCTGTTCTCTGAGGGATCCTGTCCAAACTTGAGGAGTTAAACATATTGACATATGTTTATGACATATTAACATAtgtcatataacatatatatgtggcATATGACATATAAACATATTAACATATGACATATGTTAACCATCAAATTGACATATCCAGCCTATTTCATATACGGGTATATTGAATTGCATCTGTGACGAGAAACATGCACAGACCTACACCCCGTCGTCCTCCAGCCCGTTCCTggctttatttctctgtgttgcaCGTATATTTGACTGttgtctgtctcttccctgtACAACAGAACCCCCCCCCGGGAGTAGCCTGTACCGTCTCAgcctctcctcttttcccttgGCCCTGGGTGAACGCATCATCCAGGCTCAGGACTCGGGTAGGATCCCGGCTTTCCCGTCCAGACCTACCTGCCGCATCTGACTCATTACTGCAGATTGTCTCTAGACCAAAGATACCTGAAGCCGACTCCGGCCTCCGCCTTCCACTCTGCTCCCTTTACAGACTTAACCATCTCCGTGGCCACgaacccctccctcccagccgTCCAGGCCGCACCGACACTGTGGCGTCATCCTTGCTCACACGCGCTATTCCCGTTCCGCGTGCAAACCCCGGGCGCTTTCCCTTTATATCCCCGGGTGAACCGCCCTCCCCGCCTTTGCGGCCCCACTCTGCGCCAAACGACAGCCACCCACCTCTTCCCTATAGACTCTTACACAAGCGTCCTGCCTGTTTCCGCCCTGTCTCCTCAGCCTCCAGCAGCCCGAGGGACCCTTTTAACACAGCCCGTGCCACTCCTCTGCTCTCGTCCCCGCAGTGCTCCTGGCTCAGTGAGAGCCACACAAGTCCCTGCACGCCGTGGCCTCCCATTTCGTACACCTGTCTTCTGTCACCCTTCTGTCCTGCGCCGTTCCTCCAGCTTGCCAAGCATGTCTTGTCTCACGGCTCTCACACCCTATTCCGGCTGCATCTGTCTCCCGCTCTCCCCAGCTTGGCTCGCTCCCTCACTTCGTCAGGTCTGCTCAAATCTCATCCTAGAGAGGCTCTTCCTTTCCACTGTGAAATAGCAGcctgccccccgcctccccaccccagcctccttctctgtccccttcagcCGGGCCTCATTTGCCCCCATAGCACTGACCGCTACCAACTCCGGCTTGCTtggtcttcctccccaccccaccagaaGATAAACTCCAGGCAGGCGGTCGTTTTTCGCTGAGATGTCGTTGACCTGTCATCGGTCCTGCTTACGGGGTGAGAGGTGTTGATTGGATACACGTAGGTATTCAGCATGATTGCCACAGTGTTAGCTGACACCTCTAGGCGGTCTTTTCATCTACGGCAACTGGAAACGTGCCTTACATATGACAGTACATATGAcatactgagtgaatgaatgagtgaacaaacgACTCCACGTTGGGACATCAAATAGGATCTCAACTCCAGCATATCCAAAAGAGAACTTTCAATCTTCTCTCCCTCGCCAAGCTCTGGCTTCCTAACTGGCCCCTGGCTCCCGCTCGCACCATTCTGTGGCCTGCCTTCCACACGGCACCGATCCTTCCTCTCCAGAACACTGATCACTACTTGACATTGGTATACatctagggttttcttttttgtttgtgtacTTGTTTATTGCCTGTCTCCCCCATGGAGTAAGGATTCTGTAgtccttttaaagaataaactagAATGGTCATCGTACATGCTCATAAGCCTTCAGTGGCTTCCTGAGTCAGTCACACTTAGGAGGTTATGTGTTTTTTCAGGAGGATATTTGTAGACATCaataaactttttctaaaatttatggaGAAGCGAAAGCACTAGAATGAAGGAGTACATAGAAGATGCATTATGTGATTTTAAGCCTTAGCtagacctaggggcgcctgggtggctcagtcagtgaagcatcgcacttctgctcaggtcatggtcccacagttAGTGAGCTTGAGCCTCGCATCGgcctctgcaccgacagcacaggCCTTGCTTCGGAccgtctgtctccctctctctgcccctcccccgctcacactctttctcccagaaataaaagaataattaaaacaaacaaacaaaaaaagacatctaAACCCATAGTAATTAAGACATTGTGATattggagaaagaatagtcttatAAATCAGTAGAACATGATGAGTCCAGAAAGGCACTGACACATAGAAGGGCAATCGACTTTCCAAAGAAGGGCGAAAGCATTTTAGCAGAGAAAAGAtcgtctcttcagcaaatgatgccgGAGCAATTTGATATCCTTAGGCAAAACCAAGCGAACAGAGCCTTAATTCAGACCTTGTACTCCATacagaaatgaactcaaaatggatcatagacctaaatctAAATATGAAACCTGTAGAATAAAATGTAGGAAAAACCTTTGTGACCTCGTGTTAAGCAAACATTTCTTAGATATAATACCAAACGCACGATGCAGAGGAGAAAAGATTGACTAAGTTAGACTCTATCACGATCAAGAACTTCTGCCCTTTGACAGACTGTTATGAGAACGGAAGACAAACactgactgggagaagatatttgcaagtccCGCGAGAACTTGTCTCTGGAAACAACCCTTAAaactcagtaattaaaaaaacaaacaaacaatttttttatgggcaaaagatgtgaataaaCATTTcgccaaagaagataaacagatggcaGATAAGCTCATGGagagattctcaacatcactgcccattagggaactgcaaattaaaaccacaatgagatcctactacacacctattaaaaaggctaaaattaaaaaataacggAGTACCACATACGTGAAGATGCGGGGTAACTGGAACTCTCACGTCACTAGTGGGAATACCAAGTGACACCGTCGTTTTAGAAAAGGTgaacagtttctttttaaagttcaacACACCCTTGTCCTACAAGTTAGCCGTCCCGAGTGAAGCGAGAGCACGTTcccacaaaaacctgcacacaaatctTTGCAGGGGCTTTATCTGTAATTGCTAAAAGGTGGAAACCTATCCGTACCTTGACCAAAACACATGCCGTAAAATGGTGAATTTCCCAGGCAGTGAAATGGAAAGTGCGTTACTGATACACATAACGTGAATGATTCTCAGCTcgtgatgctaaatgaaagaagtccaTACTGTGCGATCTCATTtctatggcattctggaaaaagcaaaattataagaACAGAAAACAGACCACTAGTTGCCGGGGgcgggagggagaagagggatcCGCTAAATAAGAACATGTTGGTATGTTTTTGGGTGATGAAACCTCTATACCCTGATCTTTGTCATGGCTACACAACCGTAAGcgtcaaaactcacagaattggggcacctgggtggctcagtcagttaagcgtctgactcttgattttggttcgggccatgatctcacagttcgtgggttcaagccccatgtcaggctctgcgctgctaGCGTagagcttgctggggattctctgctccccttctctctgcccttcccctgctcgcgcactcttgctctctctccctcaaaaataagtaaacatttgtttaaaaactgGCAGAATCGTTCAGGTGAATTTTAGTGGCTTTGCATAAACTCTACCATAGTAGAAGacaagaggggaagaaaaggaccAACAATatccagtgttggcaaggacggGGAGCGGCTGGAACTGTCATACATTATTAGTAGCAATATCCAATAGaacagccaccctggaaaacaatttgacaattgCTTATAAAGTTATACATATTTCCCAGGGGACCCGGCAATTGCACTCTTGTGTGTTtacctgagagaaatgaaaacatgtccacacaatgTTCAAAGCGCCTTTATTATAGCACCAAAATGGATGTCTaccaacagatgaatagataaacgaACTAGTATATGCATGAAGTGGGGTATGTTACTTAGCAGTAAAAATGGAGGTTCCGTAGACTCTTAATTGTAATGATAGTATAGGTATACATTTTGCAAAACTCCTGAAACTGTACACTTTCAATTGGCAATTTGTAAATGATGTCTTAAAGTCAGTCTGCTTAAGATGCAGTAATCCATAAAGCGCTGAGCACACGCCTCGCCTATAAGCATTcattaaatgttagctattattagcaTTCTCTCTATATGGAGATATGATTTTTCTGAAGACTTAAAATATGACCTACTTCTAGCAGGTAAGTTGAACTTTGGGGGTCACGTCACGGCCAGATGTCTCCTCACCCTTCACAATGAACGTAGAGCAATTATATGAACGTAAGCAGAATTCTTGACGTCAATAATTCCAGGGCTGAAATAGTTAAAGGTAACTCCGATTTCAATAACCCAtcatgaagttttttttctttcttaaattcagGGAAGGTGAGGGGCTCCTGCTCTTTACTGAACAATTAATTCTCCTCATCTCACTTAGGGACAGCTGTGAATTTTCTCATAACCTGAATGTGTTTTGAGGGAGCAATGGAACTGAATCcgcatttactgagcatttggTATCTCAGAGAGGCTGTTAGGGCCTGTGGCCAAACAGAACTGAAACAAACCACAATCCCTATCCTCAAATACTCATGGAATTTAATTTAGTTGAGGAGGCAGGATACACGTATGGGAAATAAAGCAATGGATGCCATTATTGGATCAAGCACTAAACGGAAGGTTAAGAACCATAACTATTTCTCTTTTGAGAAGAGAAAGTAGTACAGTGGGAAAGATTTCGGGGGTTGGGTGGGGAGACTATCGGTGAAAAGCATCAGAAAGAACGTGAGTTTGGGACCTTGGGCTTTGGTCGAGTCGTTCTCTTCCAAGCTCTGTAAATATTAAGAATTGTAgtaacagggcgcctgggtgactcagtcggttgagcatccgacttcggctcaggtcacgatctcacggttcgtgagttcaagccccacatcgggctctccgctgtctGCGCAAAGCccactttgtatcctctgtccccctctctctgcccctcccccgcttgtgctctctcaaaaataaataaaacgttaaaaaaaaacttacagaaaaagaaTTGTAGTGGTAACTATGATACTTTCAGTGAGTCACCGAAATGCGTAAGGTGCTGTGGAGAGCAAGCTCCATCGCTGTTCAGAGTTGCCTAATTAACTTTGTTATCTCAGCTTGACCCTAAAATAACACTGCCTGCCTACCATTTGGAGAATTAAGTACAAATGTACTTGTCTCAGTGTACAAATGAGACAAAATGAAGTTTGGAGAGATCGTGCCCCGCAAAGTCAGTCGGCTGTGTGGTAAAGTCAGATTACTGTAGCATCCAGGCCCCAGAGAAAGGAATAAGTCTAAGGTGGTCACCCACGGTGACGTGGCCACTCTGTTCAGAGCACTAAACGTGTCCTGGGCAGCAATGGCCACAGATGAAATTGGTAAGCTCGTGGAAGGCCAGTGAGGACCGTTTTGTGTACAAATAAAGTCATTTCTTAGGTGTGTTTTTCCATTTAAGTTACAAAGTACaaagagaatttgcattttaccGGTTATTGATAATGTCTGTTGAAAGCATACTCAACAGTGCTAATGGATGTAAAAACTGATGCTGGCTTAATAGACCCTAAAATCCGCTTGATAGGCGGTAATTGCTTTCCCAGTTGAGTTTCTTTATTGGTGGAATATATGCTATACATAGGCAAAAATAGATAACGAACAATTGTCTCTGATTTAATCAAGGACTTTTCCTAATAACAAACTACGCTGGACTCCTCTCCTGGTCCCCTTCTCCGTCCAGTACCATAACTGTTTTACTGTGAGTTTGTAGTGCAGACTGAAGTCACGGAAGTGTGGTGTCATTTCTGTTGTTCTTCGTCAGGACCGTGTCGCTTTTGGGGGTCTTTTGCGATTCCGTGCATATTTTAGGATCGTCTTTTCTATTTCTGCGAAaagtgccattggaattttgatagggattgcattaaatctgtagattgcttgggtaCTTTGGGTATTTTGgcaatgttaattcttccattTAACCAACATGGACTATcttgccatttatttgtgttatcttcgatttctttcatcaatgttatagtttccagtgtataggtcttctctcttcctcggttaaatttattcctgggtattttattccttttgatgcaattataaatgagagtgtttttaaaatttcttaacctggtttttttttttttttattggatgctGATATTGTGAATTTTCCTTTGTTGGTTACTAGATCTTATTATATTTGTTTAGTGTTGGATTTGTCCTGGCATACTATTAAATTAACTGGATCTTTTTGATGCTTGCTTTTAAGCTTGTATATCAGGTCCAGAACTGTGCCTGGGGCTAACTAAGTAGTGATACTAAAGAAATGTCCTGAGAATTCTGCCAGATGCCTCAGCAACCACTCTGATTGGTAGGAAGATAGACTCTTCTCAGCCCTGCGTAA encodes:
- the CDK8 gene encoding cyclin-dependent kinase 8 isoform X7 yields the protein MGFARLFNSPLKPLADLDPVVVTFWYRAPELLLGARHYTKAIDIWAIGCIFAELLTSEPIFHCRQEDIKTSNPYHHDQLDRIFNVMGFPADKDWEDIKKMPEHSTLMKDFRRNTYTNCSLIKYMEKHKVKPDSKAFHLLQKLLTMDPIKRITSEQAMQDPYFLEDPLPTSDVFAGCQIPYPKREFLTEEEPDDKGDKKNQQQQQGNNHTNGTGHPGNQDSSHTQGPPLKKVRVVPPTTTSGGLIMTSDYQRSNPHAAYPNPGPSTSQPQSSMGYSATSQQPPQYSHQTHRY